One window of Cherax quadricarinatus isolate ZL_2023a chromosome 18, ASM3850222v1, whole genome shotgun sequence genomic DNA carries:
- the LOC138852905 gene encoding pro-resilin-like yields MKTVALVLSVAVMAAARAAPQGYGVPGTGGSGGSGDQYSSAPASYNFQWDISDATSGNDYGHGEQASNGIVQGRYYVRLPDTRLQNVEYTADGSGYHPVVTYEGQAQFGGGGGKGSGQAGGYYS; encoded by the exons ATGAAG ACAGTGGCTCTGGTACTCTCGGTGGCGGTGATGGCGGCGGCCAGGGCGGCCCCTCAGGGCTACGGCGTCCCAGGTACTGGTGGGTCTGGAGGATCTGGGGACCAATATTCCTCTGCCCCCGCCAGCTACAATTTCCAGTGGGACATCAGCGACGCTACTTCAGGCAATGACTACGGACACGGGGAACAAGCAAGCAACGGGATCGTCCAGGGCAG GTACTACGTGAGGCTGCCAGATACTCGTCTCCAGAATGTGGAGTACACCGCTGACGGCTCCGGCTACCACCCCGTCGTCACCTACGAAGGCCAGGCCCAGTTTGGCGGCGGAGGTGGAAAGGGATCTGGTCAAGCCGGAGGCTACTACTCCTAG
- the LOC128689270 gene encoding pro-resilin-like, producing MSLSPSFNTSTSILSLQTVALVLSVAVMAAARAAPQGYGVPGVGGSGGSGDQYASAPANYNFQWEVSDSTSGNDFGHGEQANNGVVQGRYYVRLPDTRLQNVEYTADGSGYHPVVTYEGQAQFGGGGGKGSGQAGGYYP from the exons ATGTCACTTTCACCATCCTTCAATACAAGTACTTCTATTCTCTCCCTTCAGACAGTGGCTCTGGTACTCTCTGTGGCGGTGATGGCGGCGGCCAGGGCGGCCCCTCAGGGCTATGGCGTCCCAGGTGTTGGTGGGTCTGGAGGATCCGGGGACCAGTATGCCTCTGCCCCCGCCAACTACAACTTCCAGTGGGAAGTAAGCGATTCTACTTCAGGCAATGACTTCGGCCACGGAGAACAAGCAAACAACGGGGTCGTCCAGGGCAG GTACTACGTGAGGCTGCCAGACACTCGTCTCCAGAATGTGGAGTACACCGCTGACGGCTCCGGCTACCACCCCGTCGTCACCTACGAAGGCCAGGCCCAGTTTGGTGGCGGAGGTGGAAAGGGATCTGGTCAAGCTGGAGGCTACTACCCCTAG